Proteins from a single region of Xenopus laevis strain J_2021 chromosome 9_10S, Xenopus_laevis_v10.1, whole genome shotgun sequence:
- the LOC108705274 gene encoding histone H2B 1.1-like, translating into MDVEANRLFVYKVLKQVHPDTGISSKAMSIMNSFVNDVFERIAGEASRLAHYNKRSTITSREIQTAVRLLLPGELAKHAVSEGTKAVTKYTSAK; encoded by the coding sequence atggacgtGGAGGCAAATCGACTTTTTGTGTACAAGGTGCTGAAGCAGGTGCACCCCGATACCGGCATCTCTTCCAAGGCCATGAGCATCATGAACTCCTTTGTCAACGATGTGTTTGAGCGCATCGCAGGGGAAGCCTCCCGCCTGGCTCATTACAACAAGCGCTCCACCATCACCTCCCGGGAGATCCAGACCGCGGTCCGCCTGCTACTGCCTGGGGAGCTGGCCAAGCACGCCGTGTCCGAGGGCACCAAGGCTGTCACCAAGTACACCAGCGCCAAGTAA
- the LOC108705277 gene encoding apoptosis-associated speck-like protein containing a CARD, translated as MGKTVRDLLLETLEDLEKSQLKSFKGKLNDWEVNAGYKVIPKCRLETADEEDVADLIISFYTESYGIEVAQGVLAAIGLMKACEKLKRWSQ; from the exons ATGGGCAAGACTGTCAGGGACCTGCTGCTGGAGACCCTGGAGGATTTAGAGAAGAGCCAGTTGAAGAGCTTTAAGGGGAAACTGAATGACTGGGAGGTCAATGCCGGGTATAAAGTGATCCCTAAGTGTCGCCTGGAGACGGCAGATGAGGAGGATGTCGCTGATCTCATTATCAGTTTCTATACAGAATCCTATGGGATTGAGGTGGCACAGGGGGTGCTGGCTGCTATTGGGCTGATGAAGGCCTGTGAGAAGCTGAAGAGGTG GTCACAATAG